The nucleotide sequence CAGGTGCTCATTCCGGTGGAGCGACCGATCAGACTCTTGTCTGCCATGTCAGTGTTTCCTGTCGTTTATCCGGGGAATCGCGCGCCTTCAAGGGCGCGCGTGCGGGGACGTGTCAACCGCGACCGTAGAGGGTCACGACACCAGCGCCGCCGAGGCCGAGGTTGTGCTGCAGGGCGTGCTGCAGGTTCTCGACCTGACGCGCGCCAGCGGTGCCGCGCAGCTGGTGGGTCAGCTCGAAGCACTGCGCCAGACCGGTGGCGCCCAGCGGGTGACCTTTGGACAGCAGACCGCCGGACGGATTGATCACCACCTGACCGCCGTAGGTGTTGTCACCGTCCATGACGAACTTCTCGCCGCCACCAGCCGGGCAGAAGCCCAGGCCTTCATAGGTGATCAGTTCGTTGTGGGCGAAGCAGTCGTGCAGCTCGCAAACGCGGATGTCTTGCGGGCCGACGCCAGCTTTTTCGTAGACTTCCTGGGAGGCCTGGCGGGTCATGCCACTGCCGACGATTTCGATCATCGACGGCGGGTCGAAGGCTGCCGGCTTGTCGGTGGCGAGGGCTTGGGCGAGGACCACCACGTCGGTACGCAGGCCGTGCTTCTTGGCGAAGCGCTCGGACACGAGGATCGCCGCGGCGCCACCGCAGGTCGGCGGGCAGGCCATCAGACGGGTCATCACGCCCTCCCAGACCACTTGGTCGGCCATTACTTCTTCAGTAGTGACGACTTTCTTGAACACCGCCAGCGGGTTGTTGGCGGCGTGACGGCTGGCCTTGGCGCGGATCGCGGCAAAGGTGCTCATCTGCGTGCCGTACTTCTCCATGTGTTCTTTACCGGCGCCACCGAAGAGCATCAGCGCCCCTGGCATGCCGACACCCTCCGGAAAGACTTCGGAAGCGGCACGATAGGATTTGCCCATGGCCGGCTCTCGATCGTTCCAGGAGCTCTTCAGCGCGCCCGGCTGCATCTGCTCGAAACCGAAGGCCAGGGCGCAATCCACCGCGCCGCTTTCCACCGCCTGGCGGGCCAGGTACAGGGCGGTCGAGCCGCTGGCGCAGTTGTTGTTGACGTTGATCACCGGGATACCGGTCATGCCGACTTCGTAGAGTGCCGACTGGCCGCAGGTGGAGTCGCCGTAGACGTAGCCTGCATAAGCCTGCTGCACCAGGTTGTAGTCAATGCCGGCATCCTTCAGGGCCAGGCGGATCGCCTCGGCACCCATCTCGACGTAGCTACCGCTCTGGCCAGGTTTGGCAAACTGAATCATGCCGACACCGGCAACATAGGTTTTCTGCGACATTTCTATCTCCACTATCAGTTGGTCAGTTGCTGGGCTGCGGTCGTCTATCGATCCGGGAGCTCCATGACTTGATGGTCGCGCATGCCCGGCCACCTGTATCCAGCGCGGAGGGAGTGGGGTACCCCACCCCTTCAGGCAATTGCCCCGGCCGATCGCAACGTGGCGATAGCCACTTCGTCTAGGCCGAGTTCGCGGAGAATTTCCAGGTTGTGCTCGCCGTTGCGCACGACCTTGCCGGCGACTGCAGGAGTCGCGCTCAGGTGCGGAGCAGGGGCTGGGTGGACGACCCCGTTGCTCTCCATGAAGGTGCCCCGCGCCAGGTGATGCGGGTGGGCAGGTGCCTCGCTGAAATCCAGCACCGGGGCGAAACACACATCCGTCCCTTCCAACAGCTGGCACCACTGGTCACGACTGCGGGTGCGGAATAGCGCTTCCAGCTTGCTGCGCAGCGCCGGCCATTCCCCGCGGTCCCACTGGGCCTTGAAGGCTGGATCGTCGATTCCGCAGAGTTCGAGGAGCAATTGATAGAACTGCGGCTCGATCGAGCCGATGGACACGAAGCCGCCATCGGCACAGGCGTAGCAACCGTAGAACGGCGCACCGCCGTCGAACATGTTCTCGCCACGACCGCGCCACTCACCGCGCTGCTTGAGCTCGTAATACATCGTGCTGAGCAGCGCCGCGCCGTCGCTGATGGCCGCGTCCACTACCTGGCCTGCGCCCGACTTACGCGCCTCGAACAGCGCGCAGACGACACCGAACGCGAGAAACATCGCCCCGCCGCCCATGTCGCCGGCCAGGTGTAGCGGCGGCGTCGGTTCGCGATCGGCATGCCCCATGGCATGCAGGGCACCAGTGATCGCCAGGTAGTTGAGGTCATGCCCGGCACTAGATGCCAGCGGTCCTGTCTGCCCCCAGCCGGTCATGCGGCCGTAGACCAGCTTCGGGTTACGCGCGAGACAGATGTCGGGACCAAGGCCGAGGCGCTCCATGACGCCGGGGCGGAAACCCTCCACCAGCACGTCTGCGCCCTCGATCAGCTGCAGCAGCACCTCAGTGGCACCTGGTTTGCGCGGGTCGATGGCCAGGCTGCGCCGGCCACGGCCGATCACGCTGTCGTCGCCGTTGAGGAAGCCGGAGACCTGCCGATCGATGCGGATCACCTCGGCGCCCATGTCGGCGAGCAACATCACCGCGAACGGCGCCGGGCCGATTGCATTCATCTCAATTACTTTCACACCTGCCAATGGTCCCGCCATCGCTTGCCTCTCTTGTCGTGGAATGTCCTCGCTGACTCGCGAGGCCAACGCAGCGACAGGCTAGCCGGCGACACCACACGAACAATCACTCGAACGAGCGAAACTCGGCCCTTTTCTACCTGTGGAGCACCATCGGGGCTTCTCAGCCCTTATGAGCGTGGCAATATGGGCGAAAGACCTACAAACGAAGGCCTGCCGCCGTGACTATTGCCGCACGGCGGCGTGCCTGCCGGAGAGTTCGATGTTCGACCGCCCAGACCTGTTGGCGCGCCTGAGCCTGATCCCCACTGTCGCGGAAGCACCGGCACACCAGGCGTGGCCGGACCTCACCGAAACTGGCAATGCCGGCCCCTCTGAACTGCATATCCACCCCACCAAGTTCAGCGTGCCGAGGGCAGTGACCAGCCCTCTCCCTCGCCACGCTTTGCTGCAGCGCATGAGTGACGCCGACGCGCCCCGCCTCATCCTGATCAGCGCCGCTGCCGGCTTCGGCAAGACCACTTTGCTGCGCCTGTACCGCGAACACTGCCTTGCGCAGGGGCGCCGGGTGCTCTGGCTGAACCTCGACGCGGCCGACAACCAGCCGCGTCGCCTGGCGGCTCACCTGCGCGCAGGCCTTCAGCCCGGAGAATCGGTGCGCGGAGACGAAACCTCGCTACTCACCTACCTGGGCAGCCTGGACGAACCATTTTCAATCTTGCTGGACGACTTCGAGGCGCTCACTGCGCCCGCGGCGCTGGACTTCATCCGGCGCTTGCTCGAAGCCCTGCCCGCGTGCGGATCGCTGGTAATTGCCTCCCGAACCACACCGGACATCAGCCTGGGTCGGCTACGTGCCCAGGGCCAGGTGCTCGAGATTGGCACCGCCGCGTTACGCTTCACCCCCGAGGAGACCGCCACCTACCTCCGCGAGACCTGCGGCCTGGAGTTGGACGACAGCGAAGTCGCCAGCTTGCAGCACAGCACCGAAGGCTGGATCACCGCCCTCTACCTGGCCACCCTGTCATTACAAGGCCGCAGCGACCGGACGGCCTTCATCCACTTGCTCTCCGGGTCCAGCCTAGAGCTGGCCGACTACCTGGCCGAGGACATCCTCGCGAACCAAAGCGAGGAACTGCGCAACTTCCTGTTGCAGACCAGCATCCTCGACGACTTCTGCGTCCCGCTCTGTGACGAGCTTCTGGGCAGCCATAACAGCCAGGCGCTGATTGACCAACTCGAGCGCGCCAATCTATTCATCCAGCCGACTGACCCGCAGCGTCACTGGTATCGCTATCACCGGCTGTTCCGCGAGTTCCTGTCTCACGCCCTGGAACGTCAGCTTCCCGGGCAGGCCGAACACCTCCACAGACGTGCTGCGCAGTGGTATCTGAAGACTGAGCGCCCCTTGGCAGCCATCGAGCAGCACCTGCAGGCGACAGACTGGGCGGCTGGCGCGGAACTGCTGGACCGCCAGCTCGACGCGCTGGTCGATGCCGGCCGGTTGCGCCTGCTGTTGCGCTGGCTCGAGCGATTGCCTGCGGATGTTCTCGATGTCTACCCACGCTTGGTGCTGAGCCACGCCTGGACGCTGCTGCTCGATCGCCGCTATCAGCACGCCATGCGGGTCGTCGAGCGCCACCCGGCCGGGCCGGAAATCCAGGCCATCCGCTGCCTGTTACTGGCGCTCACCGATCAGCTGGATGCCGCACTTGCCTTGGGTCAAACCCAGATCGAACGCCTATCGCCACACGACGGCCTGCAGTACAGCATCGTGGCGACACCGCTGGCCTTCTGTCTGGTCTATGCCGGCCGCTACGACGATGCGCGCCACATTTTGACCGAGATGGCGCACCAAGGCTCGCAGGGCGGCCGGGCGCTTCTGGGGGGAATCGCGACCTACATTGAAAGTACGCTCGAACTGACCCAGGGGCATTTGCGCGACTCTTCCGCTCGACTGGAGGCCGCCCGCCTGACTGAGACTCCCGAGCAGAGCAGCAAGTGGGGGGCAGGCAAACCGACGCTGGATATCTTGCGGGCCGTCGTGCTTTACGAGGGCGACGAGCTGGTCAAGGCAGGCCACATCCTCGCCGGCATTCCGGCTGACGCACTGGATATCGCCGGATCGGATTCCCTGATCACCCGCCTGGTGCTTCTGGCACGCATCGCCTTGCAGCTGGGTGACCGCGATGCTTGGCTGCATCACCTGGCCGAGCTGGAACAACTGGGGCGAGGCAGTGGCTCCATGCGCATACTCTGCGCGGTCTGGCTGGAGCGTACCCGCGTCGCCACCCTGGAGGATCGTCTGGATATCGCCGCCCAGGCACTCCACTCCGCGGAGCTATCCGGCGGCTGGGTACGACCGGATCGATCGACGAACAGTTGCGATACCGACACCCCGTTCATCGCTCGGCAACGCCTGCAGATCGCCCGCGGCCAGTACCGAGAGGCCGTTACCGCCCTGCGCCCCGCCATCGAAACCGCACTGCAGTATCAGCATTATCGTCGGGCCTTGAAGCTGCGCCTGTTGCTGGCAATGGCACAGGCCGGAACGGGCCGACGCAAAGACGCCCTGACAACCCTCACCGCGGCGTTGCAGCTGGCCAGCAAGGAGGGGTTTCTGCGGACCTTCCTCGACGAGGGCGCAGCGCTGGAAAAACTTATGCGCAGTTGGGCAGTCTCCTTCCAGGCCCTGTGCAGCAGCCTGAACATTTCGCCGGCCTTCATCACCGACCTGCTGCACCGCTACGAAACGCAGCATGGAGCGAAGACGACTCCGCAAGCTGATTTGCAGCTGACCGCTCGCGAGATCGATGTGATCCGTCTACTGGCGGCGGGCAACCGAAACCGCGCCATCGCCGAACAAATGTGCCTCTCCGAGCACACCGTGAAGAGTCACTTGCGCAGCGTCAGTGGGAAGTTGGGGGCGAAGAGCCGTACCGAAGTCCTCGCCATCGCTCGGGCCCATGGCCTGCTCGACTGAAATCATCTGCGGTCAGGCCAGCATGCCCATCGACTTCGCCCGCATCACGGCCTGGGTCCGCCGCTTGACGCCGAGTTTGTGGTTGATGCTCACGGCGTGTGCCTTGACCGTGCTTAGAGAAATGAAAAGCCGATCACTTATTTCCTGATTGGACAGGCCCTGGGCCACCAACTCCAGAACGGAAAACTCGCGCGACGTGAGCCCATCGCCACCCTGTTGCCGATTCGCGAGAGGCGAAACGCCCCGCTGAGAATGTCGCCCATACAACAGGCTCGTGTTGACCAGCGGCCGCGACGACTGGCCAGCAGGCGCGTCCGGTTCACTGCCCAGCTCCTGCTCCACCCGCGCCAGGGCGACTCGAGCTTCGGCGCTCAGTCCGCGAAAGCACAGCTGCTCGCAGTCCGCGAGCAACCTGCGCAAACGCTCCATCGCGGCCTGCCCTTGCCCAGTGCCCCACTCCGCCAACGCCAGCAGCAGCTGGAAGCGCTGCGGTAGCGACGGGGAATGCAGCGGCGGCAAGCGCCGGGAAGTGCCCAGTAGCGCGGCCTCAGCGGCGAGTGCCAGCGGCAGCATACGTTCCCAAGCGCCCTGGCGAGCCAGCAATCGCAGCTGCTGATAGTCGAGCAGCAATTGGTAGCAGCCCTCCTCCACTCGCCCGCATTGCATATGCCGCTCCGCCCGACAGAGCTGGAAGCGGGCCTGATCAAAATCGTTACGGCAGGCCGCCACTTCCGCCAATCCTACCCACGCATGCAAAGCATAGGGATCGG is from Pseudomonas sp. LS44 and encodes:
- a CDS encoding lipid-transfer protein, coding for MSQKTYVAGVGMIQFAKPGQSGSYVEMGAEAIRLALKDAGIDYNLVQQAYAGYVYGDSTCGQSALYEVGMTGIPVINVNNNCASGSTALYLARQAVESGAVDCALAFGFEQMQPGALKSSWNDREPAMGKSYRAASEVFPEGVGMPGALMLFGGAGKEHMEKYGTQMSTFAAIRAKASRHAANNPLAVFKKVVTTEEVMADQVVWEGVMTRLMACPPTCGGAAAILVSERFAKKHGLRTDVVVLAQALATDKPAAFDPPSMIEIVGSGMTRQASQEVYEKAGVGPQDIRVCELHDCFAHNELITYEGLGFCPAGGGEKFVMDGDNTYGGQVVINPSGGLLSKGHPLGATGLAQCFELTHQLRGTAGARQVENLQHALQHNLGLGGAGVVTLYGRG
- a CDS encoding CaiB/BaiF CoA-transferase family protein — its product is MAGPLAGVKVIEMNAIGPAPFAVMLLADMGAEVIRIDRQVSGFLNGDDSVIGRGRRSLAIDPRKPGATEVLLQLIEGADVLVEGFRPGVMERLGLGPDICLARNPKLVYGRMTGWGQTGPLASSAGHDLNYLAITGALHAMGHADREPTPPLHLAGDMGGGAMFLAFGVVCALFEARKSGAGQVVDAAISDGAALLSTMYYELKQRGEWRGRGENMFDGGAPFYGCYACADGGFVSIGSIEPQFYQLLLELCGIDDPAFKAQWDRGEWPALRSKLEALFRTRSRDQWCQLLEGTDVCFAPVLDFSEAPAHPHHLARGTFMESNGVVHPAPAPHLSATPAVAGKVVRNGEHNLEILRELGLDEVAIATLRSAGAIA
- a CDS encoding LuxR C-terminal-related transcriptional regulator, whose translation is MFDRPDLLARLSLIPTVAEAPAHQAWPDLTETGNAGPSELHIHPTKFSVPRAVTSPLPRHALLQRMSDADAPRLILISAAAGFGKTTLLRLYREHCLAQGRRVLWLNLDAADNQPRRLAAHLRAGLQPGESVRGDETSLLTYLGSLDEPFSILLDDFEALTAPAALDFIRRLLEALPACGSLVIASRTTPDISLGRLRAQGQVLEIGTAALRFTPEETATYLRETCGLELDDSEVASLQHSTEGWITALYLATLSLQGRSDRTAFIHLLSGSSLELADYLAEDILANQSEELRNFLLQTSILDDFCVPLCDELLGSHNSQALIDQLERANLFIQPTDPQRHWYRYHRLFREFLSHALERQLPGQAEHLHRRAAQWYLKTERPLAAIEQHLQATDWAAGAELLDRQLDALVDAGRLRLLLRWLERLPADVLDVYPRLVLSHAWTLLLDRRYQHAMRVVERHPAGPEIQAIRCLLLALTDQLDAALALGQTQIERLSPHDGLQYSIVATPLAFCLVYAGRYDDARHILTEMAHQGSQGGRALLGGIATYIESTLELTQGHLRDSSARLEAARLTETPEQSSKWGAGKPTLDILRAVVLYEGDELVKAGHILAGIPADALDIAGSDSLITRLVLLARIALQLGDRDAWLHHLAELEQLGRGSGSMRILCAVWLERTRVATLEDRLDIAAQALHSAELSGGWVRPDRSTNSCDTDTPFIARQRLQIARGQYREAVTALRPAIETALQYQHYRRALKLRLLLAMAQAGTGRRKDALTTLTAALQLASKEGFLRTFLDEGAALEKLMRSWAVSFQALCSSLNISPAFITDLLHRYETQHGAKTTPQADLQLTAREIDVIRLLAAGNRNRAIAEQMCLSEHTVKSHLRSVSGKLGAKSRTEVLAIARAHGLLD